The Larimichthys crocea isolate SSNF chromosome X, L_crocea_2.0, whole genome shotgun sequence genome segment ATTGCCTTACTATCCTCTTGATTTGCCCACAAATAGAGATATAACTGACTTTTTAATTATGATATGGAGTTATCAGTTTTATTGTTGGTGTTCTTGTATAAATGAAGGAATGTAACATTATCCCTCAGTGACGGTCACCAGCTTCAAATTAGCCTCAGTCAGGCAGTTACATCCATAATTGGTTAACATGCCTGCCtgcagtccttttttttttcctttcatgatCAGTTCCTGTTTACATGAACTTATTAATATTTGCCTGAATGTCAGCAGCATCAGGCTTATTTAATAACTTTGTATTTTATAACGCTgtcctgttaaaatgtttagaGAATGTTTACATGATGCATGAGGATATGATAGACCACGATCAAACAGCTCCAAAGTTCTCATCATATTTCTTATGACCGTTAgtgatttggtttgattttcaATACAATAGGTTTGACTTAGCTTTCCAAACtagatgttttaaatcagttaaattctaatttaaacatttcttctgCAGGGTTTTACTCTTGAGATGCAAACTGGGAGTGTTGCAGTACACGGTTGTAAGACCCGTCACAACAGTGATTGCCTTGTAAGTAGCTCTgttctttgttcattttatcatcTGACACCAATCGCAGCTTTCTGACCACTATTTGTGTTATCGTCTGTCTGTTTTCCCCTTCAAAGGATCTGTCAGCTGTGTAACGTGTATGACGAAGGCAATTTCAGTTCGACGAATGCGTGGACGTACCTGGTCATCTTCAACAACATGTCACAGCTGGTAACGCCGCTACTTTAGGGCTTGCTAGGATTATATCATAAATCAGTTCACAGGGGCACGTTAAGAGATCAGACGCATATAAAGTTTGAACTCGATGTCTCTCTGTCCGTCTTCTCTTGGTCTAGTTTGCCATGTACTGCCTGGTGCTGTTCTACAGAGCTCTCAGAGAGGAGCTAAGTCCAATCAAACCAGTGGGCAAATTCCTATGTGTCAAAATGGTGGTGTTCGTCTCTTTCTGgtaatttttttatgttcaaatTTAATCATATGCTGGGAATTTCTGAAAATGTACTTTTGTATGAAGCCTCTGGTTTAACAGCCAATGGCACCAGATTGTGTGGAATGATTTTCTAAATTCTTCTAGGCAAGCTGTGTTCATTGCTTTGCTGGTGAAAGTGGGCATAATCTCAGAAAAACGCACATGGGACTGGCAAAGTGTGGAGGCTGTAGCTACTGGCTTACAGGTAAGTTAGTTTATGTAGTTAATAATGCACCCATAgagttaatatttaatatataaccATAAATATCTGATCCAGCAACGTAAAACCACCACCCAATCGAACACACCAAACTGTTGTGTTTCCCTCAGGATTTCATCATCTGTGTGGAGATGTTTCTGGCGGCCATTGCCCATCACTTCAGCTTCACCTACAAGCCTTACATCCAGGAGGCCGAGGAGGGTTCTTGCTTTGACTCTTTCATGGCAATGTGGGACATCTCCGATGTCAGAGCAGACATCTCTGAACAAGTCCGCAATGTTGGTAGGTGCCTCGTAGCTACTGGAGTACTTGCACAGTTGTAAGTATCTCTGTGATATCCTGCGACATTGATATgataataaagattttttttgtccgTATTGACAGGGAGAACAGTTATGGGTCGTCCGAGGAAGTCCTACTTCGGCGAGGCGGAGAATGATGGTGAGCGATCTGGCCTGCTCACTTCGGGCTCTCAAGATGCCATCGCAGAAGCGGCATCCAACCCTGTGTCACCCGGTCAATACCAGGGCTTGGGCAGAACCCTCGCGTCGCACTCTTTGTCAGCACCTGCTGGTTTCAGCTCGGCCCCATGGGATGAAGGATATGAAGCTAGACCTGAAGAAGCCCAGGGAGAAGAAAGAACCAACCAAACCAAAGAACCAACAGAAGCAGATCTCATTGTGATCACCTAGCCTATCTTGGAGGCTTATGTCGCCAAAAGACTACACCAAGACATGGTTGGGCAAGACCTAATTACAGCCTCGCCATGTTCATTTAGACATTTACTCGACAGATgcaacattaaatcaaactgttgttttAAAAGGGCACATCAACCAGGTACTAGTAGAAGTTTGCCAACAAATGCAAAACCAGATGGACCTCTCTGCCGATGACAGCTCCAAGAATGTTCTCAGCGAAGTTGTGGCACTAAATGATTCGTAGGAGACGCTGCGTTTTTGTTGTACTAGTGAGGTATATGGCTGAGTGGGCTCTGCCAAAATTTATTGTAGGTCATTGTTATTGGGAAAGGTAATTTTTATCGTGTGTCCCAAAGAGCGCCCCGGTCTCTGTGATATCGCGTCTCTTGAGATGAGACGTTACTTAAGCCTCCTGAGATCAGAGCGAATCATGCATGTGTATCATTTCCAAATAGGAAATACATTACACATTGGCCATCTCAGTCATATCTTGATCTCAGATGTGACAGAAGTATGCAaattttaaaatacacattttcctCACTGTTCGGTTTGTGGTGATTTTGGAGGGCATCGACTGAAATGGGTAGTGGTGAATGAAAAAGCACATTAGATCATCTATTTTTTATGATCACCTGTAGATGTTTCTCCACAGGAGGGGATGGAAAAAGAGCAGAAGCAGCAAACTTTTGGGATTCACAGTTACAAGCTATGCTTACTTATGTCCAAACTGACTGAGTATTAATACGGTGTATGTCTTAAGAGTTTGAGTATATACTACAAGTTCAGTCCAAGTATTAAAACAATGCACATTATAAagtctgaaacacaacaaactttaCTGTATACAACTCACTCTATAGTGTTTAATAGAAATGTATTCACCAGTCTTCTCAGACGCCTCGTTCTACGTGCCGTGGAACAAGATCATGCGCTACATCAATTTGGATTTACATTCCAGGATCCGTTTTTCTTTTATCATAAGCTATTAATAAGCAGCTACTGCACCATAGCCATTTATGTCCCTCCATAGATTTTTCTTGGGtacttttgtctttgtgcaggGATACTGACATGTTTAATGTACAGCGTAGGGTATCAAATCAACAACATAATCTGCATCATATCTAGCTCGAGAATGTTGCATTGCCTtacaggattttattttttataaataaaacaggattACATCAGAGCTGATGTAAATGTtccacattttaatttaactccATCTCTGACAGTCCTCAATAAATTTAGATTAACTacattttcattgattttttcttactttcatgaatgaaatgtcatttattgttgaaatgtttttttttttattgataacGACAAACATCTTTACAAAAACAACTGTGTCCATAATCATGGGACAACTATAATTTATATCATGTACTTCCAAATATCATATCTGTAAGTACAAATTATAAATGTTCTATGATCTTACAGCACAATCcggaaataaaaacataacttttgAAGTTCCTTGTTACAAATTCTTAATGATGAAGATCATCCAGCCTCCCACTGTTACTTACAAGAATGTGGCTCATGCAGGCTTCTACCAAATCTCAAAATAGAGATCCAAAGTGTCTGGGGAAACTTTAAAGACCGGTattacattcataaaaacagagGGTAAACCTTTAAATGATACCTATTTGTCAATAGCCTCTATTTGACTGAGGCATAAAACATATAGAAAGTAGTTGCGAAACTATAATAAAAGACGTTATTGCTCCATTGGCCTGGGTGCATTCTCTATATGGGCTGATATGGAGATGGTGCTCTTGTTAAGCTTCACAGCGAGGCGGACCCAGTCTCCGGCTTGTACCTCCAGGGGCTGCTGCAGCACCGCGGCCGCCTGCTTCCAATGAGAGTTCTGGTTGAGGGTGCTGACACTGATCTCCCGGTCCAGGTAGATTTGGTACCAGAAGGGAATAGCAGTTATTCTGCCTGCACATGTAGCCTGGACCTGGGAAAGAGGGATTATGGTTAATGGCACATAATGAACATTCAGCTGCCAACATACTGTACCCCGAGCCGTCGACCTGTAAATCACTAGTCATGTTTTGCTGAAATTTAACTGTGGTTCCTTTTGGTTCCATCCTGAGCAGTAATATGAGCAGCTCATGTTAGATAACTGGACAAATCGTGTGAGGATGAgtgtctgaaaacacacatttttgggAGAGTCAATACTTGAATTCTAGTTTCAGCAGTactgttctgttcatgttggcAGCACACATTGGGCTCATCTTACCTTTACTTCTCTGTTAGTGTAGTTTGCAGTGGCCTCCATTAGGTCAAGAACAAAGAGCTCCACACACTCACTGAGATGCTTGCACTCCAATGTGGAAAAGTCCAAAAACACATGGACCGGTAcctaaaaagacataaaaagatAAACTGAATGTTACCAAGTTCTTTGcagcacataaaacaaagaaccGGTGGCGGTGACATTACCAATAAGGAAGTACAATTTATGAAAACCCATAAAAGACCAGACGGGGAAGAGCTACTGGGATCTGACAGCGATGTAACACAAAACAGGTGCTCCAGATGCACAGGTTGGCAGACGCTGTCCACATGAGAGGGAATGGATTTatcccacaaaaataaaaaggcacacTGTGTGGTTTAAGTGCACAAGTTAAGAAGACTATTATTGTGGCGACATCATATTcgcaaatattttaaaaatgaaaaacttaacccaacagaaggaaagaaagatgcACTGCTGCAGCATATTAAAAATCACGCAGAGGCAGACTCTTTCTCACAAACCATTATTTATCCACATTAGGTTTTAATTCGTATTGTCAGCGGATAATCGCTCAATCACAGATTAATGCTTGGAAACTAATCTTCAACCTCCAACTCTTCCGAACTTGACAAACAGGCCACGGCTGCAGGGGCAGCAGACTTAAAAGCCGAGGGATGAACCAAAGTGGCAGCAGAGAAAAGTGTCACTGTTTCCTTTACTGCAGAACAAAAGAatctttcctcctccctgtcaCAGTTGTGTAGACCTCAGAGCCCCGCTTGTTTGATGTGCTTGATGTAATGTGTACTGATGGATTCAGGTAGGAATGTCTTGGGCCaagctgtgtgttgtgtcttgtGTGACAGGTTGTGCTAGAAAAGTGCCCTCCACTGAGGGCTTCAAAGACAACATCTGTTAAAACAAACGACCGTCCCGTGTGAGGGCCCTGCAGAATTAGAGCACAAACATGATGctggaaatgaaacaataaagatAATTTCCAgaccaaataaagaaaaagaattcAAAAAGGGGTTTTCACGGCTTCTTTAATGCAGCTGAGAAGATTATCAAAGAGGAGTgcataacagaaaaacacaatccTGGACCTCAGGATTCCAAGAGAAATAACCCTGTTTACCAAAAATACAACCCAGACatggcagaggaaaaacaaaacaactggaTTCAGAGTCTGGATAATTAACTTGGGCAACTAAAATGAGTTTGTACCTTTATAGTGTTGCACTATACTGCATGTCAGTCATATCTAACTGAACCCGCGTGGAACACATTTGCACCTAATGGGCAAACTTTGGATGTGAATGATGCAAGCTTACAAACTTagagcatactgtatgtgaaaactGTCAATATCGGCCATTGCATCAGAAACATGAGATTGACTGTTGCCTCAGTAACATGAGACAGAATACGAGATATGAGTGCGCCCGACATGTACAAAAGATTTCGCGCCTTGTGTTATGCGCGAGTGAAGAAGTTTCGTCTTATGGTTCTCGTgttctttaactttatttccCGTGTATATTTTTAGAGAATTTAACAAATTTCtatgattaaaataattaacTTCATAAACCGACAGAAGTTAATATCATCAGCTCCCTGATCACGTTACTGTAGACCTGGCATCCTTTGAGACAGACTTATTTTTGAAACGATTCTGTGTTTTCCACACTGAAAAATATAGTATATGAATATTACCCCCGGTTCAAACAGTGAGATCTGCAAGAATATAAATGTATAGAAATATAAGATTCACAGTGGGGTGGAAAGTAGTATTCTTTacgtttgtttttcagtatttgaggagctaaatgaaatgtatttaatacttgGTGGAGAAGCCTTTGTTTGAAATGACAGCTTCCTGTTGTTCCTTATTTgtgtagttttatgtttaatgagAACAATGTTGAAGTGATGAATTATTTCCTTCATGTATAGTGTATATACacttaatata includes the following:
- the tmem184c gene encoding transmembrane protein 184C, whose protein sequence is MPCSCGNWRRWIRPLVVVLYILLLIVVLPFCIWELQKSGVGTHNKAWFIAGIFVFMTIPISLWGILQHLVHYTQPELQKPIIRILWMVPIYSLDSWIALKYPSIAIYVDTCRECYEAYVIYNFMTFLLNYLENQYPSLVMMLEAQDQQKHLPPLCCCPPWPMGEVLLLRCKLGVLQYTVVRPVTTVIALICQLCNVYDEGNFSSTNAWTYLVIFNNMSQLFAMYCLVLFYRALREELSPIKPVGKFLCVKMVVFVSFWQAVFIALLVKVGIISEKRTWDWQSVEAVATGLQDFIICVEMFLAAIAHHFSFTYKPYIQEAEEGSCFDSFMAMWDISDVRADISEQVRNVGRTVMGRPRKSYFGEAENDGERSGLLTSGSQDAIAEAASNPVSPGQYQGLGRTLASHSLSAPAGFSSAPWDEGYEARPEEAQGEERTNQTKEPTEADLIVIT